A stretch of Ischnura elegans chromosome 4, ioIscEleg1.1, whole genome shotgun sequence DNA encodes these proteins:
- the LOC124158081 gene encoding uncharacterized protein LOC124158081, whose product MEECKKHYRKTRYRRGYVKKKRVYNVQNLTRRKTSKQEELEKEFQASKADSTGKKNTEKERDAYAEPGCNHLQEKFNQDVAETPSNDEATGEKDETQSPARDANAEPGCSHWPEKSTKNEAETPSNDEVTGEKDETRSPARTTFLSPNADKSCYQPKGRRIFDIEYLFQSLKEMGNHKPFGCTVSDMEILDERRNGYFSSFRFKCKICGIEKTLSNENPNREKLPINQAMVTSTICIGQGYSQMAEMSAVLDMPCMSNSTYQKTQQIISSAVHDVAWDLMKKASEQEAELAIQAGEIDKNGVPLITVVADGSWGRRSYKTNYNSLSGVACIVGYRTKKVLFIGVRNKYCSICAKAASSGRSNQPKEHLCFKNWASSSTAMESDIIVEGFKKSIEMHNLKYHRLIGDGDSSITKKLAINLPYGIDFPVQKIECVNHLLRNYCNRIRVIIKKTKNEFGRIPPLLRKRVGDRLMRLRTAVTSAIFFRSNEKSPESVKNLEKDLKNGPCHVFGDHSGCAEYFCKGAKEGEMNLVPELKEKRIWDELMAANTLLVRHSPSLIMNVTNNYAETYNAYVAKYIGGKRVNFALRGAYQLRCEVAATACNVGPNIHSVIHKKITDKSPGYFTKRFAVSRSRGSEIRCKRRLEMPPNRSKNSELQVQMNITA is encoded by the exons ATGGAGGAATGTAAGAAGCATTACAGAAAAACAAGATATCGTAGAGGATACGTGAAAAAGAAAAGAGTCTACAATGTGCAGAATCTTACTCGGAGGAAAACATCGAAGCAAG AAGAGCTTGAAAAGGAGTTTCAAGCATCGAAAGCAGACTCAACGGGcaaaaaaaataccgaaaaagaaAG GGATGCATATGCTGAGCCCGGATGCAATCATTTGCAGGAGAAATTCAATCAAGATGTGGCGGAAACCCCTTCGAATGATGAAGCCACAGGCGAGAAGGACGAAACTCAAAGTCCTGCAAG GGATGCAAATGCTGAGCCCGGATGCAGCCATTGGCCGGAGAAATCCACAAAAAATGAGGCGGAAACCCCTTCAAATGATGAAGTCACGGGCGAGAAGGACGAAACCCGAAGTCCTGCAAG AACCACTTTTTTATCGCCCAATGCCGACAAGTCTTGTTACCAGCCCAAAGGAAGAAGAATTTTCGACATCGAGTATCTATTTCAATCTCTAAAAGAAATGGGAAATCATAAACCATTTGGTTGCACCGTGTCAGACATGGAGATCCTGGACGAAAGACGAAATGGATATTTTAGCTCATTTcgttttaaatgcaaaatatgtgGGATAGAAAAGACTCTATCCAATGAAAATCCAAACAGAGAGAAACTGCCGATCAATCAAGCCATG GTCACCAGCACGATATGTATTGGGCAAGGCTACTCTCAAATGGCAGAAATGAGTGCCGTGCTTGATATGCCATGTATGTCCAACTCAACGTACCAAAAGACTCAACAAATAATTTCATCCGCAGTCCATGATGTTGCATGGGACTTGATGAAAAAGGCCTCGGAGCAAGAGGCAGAGCTTGCTATTCAGGCTGGAGAGATTGATAAAAATGGTGTCCCGCTAATTACAGTAGTAGCAGATGGTTCATGGGGGAGAAGATCCTACAAGACCAACTATAATTCCTTGTCTGGCGTG gCATGCATTGTTGGTTACAGGACAAAGAAAGTATTATTCATTGGTGTAAGGAACAAATATTGTTCTATATGTGCCAAGGCAGCCTCCAGTGGCAGGAGCAACCAGCCAAAAGAGCACCTTTGTTTCAAAAACTGGGCATCGTCATCTACGGCAATGGAGTCAGATATTATAGtggagggatttaaaaaaagcatcGAGATGCATAATTTGAAGTACCACCGACTCATAG GCGATGGAGACAGCAGCATTACGAAGAAGTTAGCAATCAATCTTCCTTATGGAATTGATTTCCCCGTTCAGAAAATTGAATGTGTAAATCATTTGCTGAGAAACTACTGCAATAGGATTCGTGTTATTATAAAAAAGACCAAAAATGAATTTGGGCGTATACCACCATTACTACGGAAGAGAGTAGGCGATAGGTTAATGCGCCTAAGGACCGCTGTAACTTCAgctattttttttcgttccaaTGAAAAATCACCAGAATCAgtaaaaaacttggaaaaagatttaaaaaatggcccATGCCATGTTTTTGGCGACCATTCCGGATGCGCAGAATACTTCTGCAAGGGTGCAAAGGAAGGGGAAATGAACTTAGTTCCCGAGctgaaggaaaaaagaatttgGGATGAATTAATGGCAGCAAATACCCTCCTCGTCCGCCATTCTCCTAGCCTTATTATGAACGTAACAAATAATTATGCAGAAACTTACAACGCCTATGTGGCAAAGTACATAGGAGGAAAAAGGGTCAATTTCGCCCTAAGAGGAGCATATCAGTTACGGTGTGAGGTTGCGGCTACGGCTTGCAACGTTGGGCCTAATATTCATTCCGTGATACACAAGAAAATTACGGATAAGAGTCCGGGTTATTTTACAAAAAGATTTGCCGTAAGTCGAAGCAGAGGATCGGAAATTAGGTGTAAGCGGCGATTGGAAATGCCACCTAACAGGAGTAAAAATTCAGAGTTGCAGGTCCAGATGAACATTACGGCCTAG